Genomic DNA from Flavobacterium sp. N502540:
GTTTCAAAAACGCAATTATCTATTGATGAAGCGACTAACAATCTTAACAATATCAACTTCTATCTAACCACTTTATTAAAGTTAGACCCTAACACGAAACTGCAGGTTAATGAAGCTGATTTTTTCAACTTAAAAACAAGTAATGCGCCAACATCAGATGCAATAGCTCTTGAAAACAGAAAAGATTTGGAAGCAATTCGTTTGCAGCAAAAAGCTACTGAGTCAAATATCAAAGTAGCAAAAGCAGCCTATTATCCTACATTAGCCTTACTTGGCGGTTATACAGCTCTGGACCTAAAAGACATTATAACGGTGAGATATGCTATGAACTTTGGATTAGGTTTAACTTATGACTTATCCGGAATTTACAAAAACAGTGCTCATGTACGAGTAGCGGAAAGCAAAGCTCTAGAAGTTAAAAATAGTGAGGCTGTAATGACGGATCGTATTAAAGTTGAAGTTCAAAAATCAATTGAAGATTATGATTTGGCTATAAATCAAAGTGTGGTTTATGATGAAGCGCTTCAACAAGCAAGTGAAAATTACAGACTTGTAAAAGATAAGTTTGACAATGGTTTATCAGACACTAATGATTTGGTTGAAGCTGACGTTGAACAGTTAAGCGCTAAAATAAATACAGCACTATCAAAAGCTACTATTATTCAAAAATATTACGAATTACTTTCGGTATCCGGACAATTATCACAATCATTCAATCTTTCTAAAATATAATCGACAGCTCTCATGGAAAAGAAAAAAACAAATACTAAATTCATCATTATACTAGCCGTTTTGGTTTTAGTGGGCGGAACTTACGGAATAACTAAGTACATGCATTCTTTAGCTCACGAAGAAACGGACGATGCTCAAATCGAGAAAAAAATGAATCCGATTATTCCAAGAGTATCGGGATATATTAGTAAAGTATACGTAAAAGATAATGATTTTGTAAAAAAAGGTGATACTTTGTTTACGATTGATAAAAGAGATTATCAGTTAAAAATCGATGAGGCTAATGCTGCTTTATTAGGTGCTGAAGGACAATACGAAGCTGCAAAAGCTGATATTGGAAGCGCCAATGCAAGCATCTCTGTATCGGATGCGCAAATGAAATCTGCAACAGGTTCTATAGAAAGCGCAAAAATCAGATTAAGACAAATTACAAACGACTACAACCGTTACAATAATTTGTACAAAACACATACGATTACAAAACAACAATACGAACAGGCTCTGTCTGCAAAAGAAGAAGCTGAAAACCAGGTACGTGTTTTGCAAGATCAACAACGAGCTAGTTCTTACCAAAAAACAGTAATTCAATCCAAATCAAAAGTTTCTGACAAACAAACTGAAGTAGCTTCCGCTAATATCAAAAAAGCGAAAACAATGTTAGATGTTGCTCATTTAAACCTTAGCTATACGGTTGTAACTGCTGCAATTGACGGTCAGGTTTCTAAAGTAGATATTCAACCGGGACAATTAGTTCAACCGGGACAATCTTTATTTTACATCATCAACAACAATGAAGCTTGGGTTGTGGCTAACTTTAAAGAAACACAATTGAACAAAATGGTTGCCGGACAAAAAGTAAGTCTAAAAGTTGATGCTTATCCAAACTATGAGTTTAAAGGAACTGTAACTTCGTTTTCTCCTGCAACAGGATCACGTTTTTCTTTATTACCTCCTGATAACGCAACCGGTAACTTCGTAAAAACAATTCAAAGACTACCCGTAAAAATTAGTTTAGACGAATCAAACGATCCGGAGAAAGTAAAATTACTAAGACCAGGGATGAATGTTGATGTAGATGTACATTTAAAATAAAATAATGGCAGCAGTACAAGCAGACGAAGATTTAGTAGAATACGGATACAGACGTGTCATCATTACGATTACGGCAGTACTTTGTGCCTTGCTTGAAATTGTAGATACGACAATTGTAAACGTAGCACTAACAGACATGCGAGGTAGCCTTGGCGCTACTTTAACTGATGTGGCCTGGGTAATTACAGCATACGCCATCGCGAATGTGATTGTAATTCCGATGACGAGCTGGCTTTCGCAACAATTTGGAAGACGTAATTATTTTGTGGCTTCTATCATAATATTTACGGTCTGTTCCTTTTTATGCGGAAACGCCACCAACATATGGGAACTGGTAGCCTTTAGATTTGTTCAGGGTATGGGTGGAGGCGCCTTACTCGTAACCGCACAGACCATTATCACCGAAAGTTATCCTGTAGCAAAACGTGGAATGGCTCAGGCTATTTACGGAATGGGGGTAATTGTTGGACCAACTTTAGGACCGCCATTAGGAGGATATTTAGTAGACAACTACTCCTGGCCTTATATTTTTTACATTAATATTCCATTGGGGATTATCGCTACAATTTTAGCTTTAACGTTTGTAAGAAGTCCTAAATATGGAGAAAAATTAAAAGCCAATCAGGTTGACTGGTGGGGAATTATATTGCTTGCAGCCTTTATCGGGTCTTTGCAATTCGTTCTGGAGCATGGACAACAAGACGATTGGTTCAACGATTCAACTATCATAACTTTAAGTGTGGTTACGGTTTTAGGATTGGTCTTATTTATCTGGAGAGAGCTTACTTATAAATATCCCATCGTAAACTTAAGTGTTCTAAAGGACGGAAATCTTAGAATAGGAACCGTAATGTGTTTCATTCTTGGTTTTGGTCTGTACGGATCTACTTTAATTATCCCAATCTACACGCAGTCTATTTTAGGATGGACCGCAACAGATGCCGGATTATTATTGATTCCGGGATCTATTACCACAGCAGTCATGATGCCTTTTGTGGGGAATATGATTCAGAGAGGAGTTCCTCAGGGATATATGGTGGGAGTAGGATTTTTGGTCTTCTTTTTCTTCACCTTTATGATGCAGACCCGAATGACACCCGATACCGGAGTTGAACATATGTACTGGCCTTTAATTTTAAGAGGAATTGGTTTAGGATTACTTTTTGTACCTATTACTACACTCTCTCTATCTACCTTAAAAGGAAAACATATTGGTGAAGGAGCTGCTTTTACCGGAATGATGCGACAATTAGGAGGTTCTTTTGGTATTGCAATCATTACCACTTTTATCACCCGTTTGAGTCAGGAACACCGAGTGAACTTACTAACCAATTTAGATCCTGCAAACTACGATGTGCAACAACGTATTGCCGGAATGCAAAGAGCTTTTATGTCTAAAGGATATAGCGCAGATGTTGCACTGAAAAAAGCCTATCAGGTACTGGAATATTCTGTAATGAAACAAAGTACCGTAATGGCTTATATGGATATTTTCATGTATCTCGGAATTATGTTCTTATGCTGTATTCCAATTATTCTTTTAATCAAAAAAGGAAAAAACAAGATTAATCCTGCCGATGCAATGCATTAATAACAATTGATTTATAATACGTAAAAACGCCGAATTCAAAAATCGAATTCGGCGTTTTTCTTTTAAATATATTCGATCCATCATAAAGGGATTAAAATCCCTCCCTACAATATGATTCGAGCCTACTGCTCTTCAAAAAATCTCAGAAACTTAGCATCTTAGTCACTTAGAACCTTTAAAAAAATCTATCTCGTAAAAACCAGATGATTCCCCTTCGAAAGGTTAGCATCAAACTGATAACCTTCGTAATTAAATCCTTTTAAATCTTCAATAGTTTCAGCATTAGTATCAATAATATAACGCACCATCATCCCTCTAGCCTTCTTCGCAAAGAAACTGATCATTTTGAGTTTTCCGTCTTTATAATCTTTAAAGTCCGGCGTGATCACAGGAACTTTTAAAGCTTTCACATCTACCGCTGAGAAGTACTCGTTACTCGCTAAATTAACAAACAACTCTCCTTTAGATAACTCTTTATTTAATGCTTTTGTCACAGTTGGTTTCCAAAACTCGTGTAGATTTTTATACTCCCCTACCGATAATTTTGTTCCCATTTCCAGACGGTAAGCCTGCATTAAATCTAATGGTTTCAAAACTCCGTAAAGTCCCGACAGAATTCGAAGTTTACTTTGAAGAACGTCCAGTTTCTCCACCGGAATAGTATAAGCATCTAAACCAGTATAAACGTCTCCATCAAAAGTATACACTGCCGGACGGGCGTTTTCAGGCGTAAACGGTGTTTTCCAATCCTGATTTCTTTTCCAGTTCAAATCAGATAACTTATCTGAGATCGACATTAATTCTGATAATTCAGCAGGTTTTTTAGTCTTTAATATTTTATGAACCACGCGGGCTTCTTTTAAAAAAGCAGGTTCTGTATGTTGAGTAGTAGGTAATTCTTTTTCGAAATTTAATGACTTCGCAGGCGATATAACAATTTTCATGTGTGCATTTTTATATACCTCAAAAATACAAATTGAATTTTTAAAAATAACAGATCTGAATTGATTTGTTCGATCGCATTATAAAGGTTCCTTTTCGCCACGAATTCACGAATTAACTTTTTTAAATTAAATAAAATCCGTGAGTTGTTTCGCATATTCACATTACTAAATATTTATTTTGCCACAAATTTTCGCTAATTTCTGTTTCTATACCTAATCTAATTCACAGAAATTCGTGTAATTAGTGGCAACCTTTCTTCTATTAATAAAATCCTAGCACACAAACTGTGAATTTATTCAAAAAAGTGAGCCTTAGATTATAATAGGCATTTTCTATGTCGTAAATTTGCAACCATAAAATTCCAAAAACATTTTCAATGCAAAATTGAAAGTTGTATTCTAAATAATAGCCACGAATTAACTTTTTTAAAATAATTCGTGAATTCGTGGCAGAGAAAAATTTAGATCATGACAAAAATCTTGTACCAGCTGGAAAGTTATCAAATAATGGGAATTTTATTTGATGTTCATAGAAATTTAGGTGGAGGCTTTTCTGAAATCGTATATAAAGATGCTTTAGAATATGAATTTAAGAAAGCGAATATTCCATTTGAAAGAGAAAAAGAATATTTGGTAAACTATAAAGACATAATATTGAATCACAGATTTTATGCTGATTTTATTTTGTTTGATAAAATTGTACTTGAAGTAAAATCGAGTGAATTTTTACATCCAAAATACATTTCACAATGTCTTAATTATCTCAAAGTTTCTAAAACGCATTTAGCAATTTTAGCGAACTTCAATTCTGTCTCACTTGAATACAAACGTATTATTTTATAAAATTAGTGAATTCGTGGCTATACAAACAAATTATAAAACTGCTTTACAACATAAAATCTTCGATATCATTTCGAAGGCATCCCGGGAACTCAACGTTGACAGTTACGTCATCGGAGGTTTTGTTCGGGATTTACTTTTAAACAGAGGTTCAAAAAAAGATATTGATGTTGTTGCTGTAGGCAGCGGTATTGAATTGGCTTTAAAAGTTTCTGAATTATTGCCCAACAAACCAAAGGTACAAGTTTTTAAAACCTATGGAACTGCCATGCTTCGTTTTGAAGATACCGATATTGAATTTGTCGGAGCAAGAAAAGAATCTTACAGTTCAGACAGCCGAAATCCAGTAGTGGAGAACGGAACTCTGGAAGACGATCAAAACCGTCGTGATTTTACGATTAATGCTTTGGCTTTATCATTAAACGAGGAAAACTTCGGAGATCTTTCTGATCCTTTTAATGGTTTGTCTGATTTAGAGAACAAAATCATCAAAACCCCTTTAGATCCGGACATCACTTATTCTGATGATCCACTGCGCATGCTGCGTGCGATTCGTTTTGCCACACAATTGAATTTCGAAATCGAAGAAAATTCATTAAATGCCATCACAAAAAATGCCGATCGCATTAAAATTATTTCAGGTGAGAGAATTGTTGACGAATTAAACAAAATTCTCTCCACTCCTAAACCTTCAACTGGCTTTTTGCTATTGTACAAGACGGGACTTTTAGATTTAATTTTACCTGAATTAACAGCATTAAATCAAGTCGAAGAAATTGAAGGTCATACTCATAAAAACAACTTTTATCACACACTGGAAGTGGTCGATAATATTTGCCCGAATACAGACGATGTATGGTTACGCTGGGCAGCTTTATTACACGATATTGGAAAAGCACCTACAAAACGTTTCAATAAAAAACAAGGCTGGACTTTTCACGGGCATGAGTTTTTAGGTGGGAAGATGACTAAAAAAATCTTCGAACGTCTGCACATGCCGTTGAATCACAAAATGAAATTTGTGCAAAAAATGGTTATCATGAGTTCGCGCCCGATTGTTTTGGCTGACGACATCGTAACCGATAGTGCAGTGCGCCGTTTGGTGTTTGATGCCGGTGAAGATGTCGAAAATCTAATGACTTTGTGTGAGGCAGATATCACCACCAAAAATCCGTCAAAGTTTAAAAAATACCATAAAAACTTCGAAATCGTCCGCAAAAAAATCGTTGAAGTCGAAGAACGCGATCATGTTCGTAATTTTCAACCGCCCATTTCGGGTGAAGAAATTATGGAAATCTTTGATTTGAAGCCTTCAAGAGAAATCGGAATTTTGAAAGAAGCTGTAAAAGAAGCAATTCTCGAAGGTGACATTCCAAATGAATATCAGGCTGCTTATGATTTTGTGATTAAAAGAGCTGAGAAGTTAGGCTTAAAAAAAGTATAAAGAATTAAGTATTATTTTATAAAATGAAAAAAGAAAATAAATCAGTAATCATCTGGTTGCTATCAGGTTGTGTTTTACTATTTTTAATGGTTGTTGTTGGCGGAATTACCCGTCTGACCAACTCAGGTTTATCCATGACCGACTGGCATTTGGTAACGGATACTTTTCCTCCACTGACAGAAGCAAAATGGAATGAAGCATTTGAACAATACAAGAAATTCCCTGAATATCAAAAAATCAACATACACAACGATTTTCAGCTTTCAGATTATAAATTCATCTATTTCTGGGAATGGTTTCACCGCTTTATCGGTCGTATTATCGGACTGGTTTTCTTTGTCCCTTTTGTTTATTTTTTAATTCGAAAAAAACTCGATCGTCCAACCATAAACAAATGTATTGTTCTTTTGGCAATGGGAGGTTTTCAGGGGTTCTTAGGCTGGTTTATGGTACGCAGCGGATTAATCGATAATCCGGATGTTAGTCATTTCAGACTTTCTCTTCATCTTACTTTTGCCTTTATTACTTTTGCTTATACACTTTGGGTTGCCTTAGATTTAATTTATCCGGAACGCAATGTTTATAAAATAATTCCGCTTCGTAATATCGCAAGAATTGCTCTTGTCGCTTTACTGATTCAAATTATTTACGGCGGATTTGTAGCCGGTCTTAATGCCGGTTTAATACACAATCACTGGCCTTTAATGAGTGACGGACAATTTATTCACGATTCCGTTTTTATTGAACAATCTACTCTGGTTAAAAACTTAATCGAAGGAAAAAGCGGAGTTCAGTTTGTACATAGAACTTTTGCTTATGTAGTAGTGGCTCTTATCCTTTTCTTATATTACAAAGGAACTCAAGTTTCTCTTACCAGAAATCAGTCTAAAGGAATCAACGTTCTTCTTGTTTTTGTTTTCATTCAGTTCTTACTGGGCGTTTTTACACTTTTATACAGCGTCCCTTTAGCTTTAGGATTAATTCATCAAATTATGGCCTTTTTCCTTTTGAGTGCCATGACCTACACTTTGCACCGATTAAGTAAATAATAACTTAAATTATACAGAAAGAGCTGGAAAAAAATTCCAGCTCTTTTTTTATACCAATATATGCTTAAAATATGTGTTGGGCCTATGGCTTTCTATATGGGACGCATTAATTTTGGACGGATTAAAATCCGTCCTACAAAATGTGTCGAGCTATGGCTCTTTTCTTAAATTATTGAACCTACTGAAACACATCAAAAAATTCCGAAAGAATGGCAAATAATACAGCACGAGATTTTAATCCATTGAAATAAAAAAATTACCCCAACCAATTTTTAAAGTCCTGCACTTTCTCGCGGCTCACAATTACCTCATCCTCTTTATAAGTAGGTAAAATTACCTTTAACCGTGAATTGGTATAAACTTGAATTTCTTTTATGGCGGTAAGCGGAACAATGAATTTTCGGCTAACGCGAAAGAAATCTTTTTTATCGATTTCCTGCTCCAGGATTTCCAAAGTCGAATCAATTAAATAATTTCTATTATCAAAAGTATGAATGTAGGTTCCTTTATTTTCACTAAAGAAACACTCAATTTCGTCTGTTGTAATAACCTTTAAATGCTGTCCAATTTTAACCGTAAACCGTTTTTTATAATTCTTTTCAAAAGGGTTCGACAACATTTGGCGAATTTGTTCAAAATCAAGCTGCAAATTTGAAGTATCCGCAGTTGTTTTAGGCAATCTTGTTCTGAATTTCGCAACAGCAACTTCCAGATCATCTTCATCAATGGGTTTTAAAAGATAATCAATACTGTTTAATTTAAATGCTTTTAGGGCGTATTCATCATAAGCCGTGGTAAAAATAATGGCGCTCTGAATATTTATTTTTTCGAAAATTTCAAACGATAAACCATCAGACAATTGAATATCCAGAAATATGAGATCCGGATGTTCATTATTTTCAAACCAATAAACGGATTCTTCAACAGAATGTAACATGGTCTTTACAGCAATATCTAACTTTTCTAGTTTTCGTTGTAGTAATCTTGCTGCCGGTTTTTCGTCTTCTATAATTAATGTGGTCATTTCGTAAGATGCAAAAATTAAAAATTCAGTTTAAAATTACTTCCATTTATTTTTATTTTCAGCCTCTTTCTTCATTATTTTTTGAATTTTCTTTTGCTCCCAATCTCTATTGAAAAAAACATCAGGGCCAAAAACGGAAATTCCATGAATCACTAAAGCAATTCCCCAAAAAAATGCAGTCGAGTAAATTTCCCAATCACGGAATCCTCTAATTACAAAATGATCTCCTACATAACTTTGATTCAGACTTGAAACAATGATGATAATGTTCACCAATATATAAACTCTTAAATGTGAATAAAAGCCTTTAATTCTTTTTACTTTTTTGTATGCCAAATTGAAACTTTCGTCTGTACTAAACTCATGTGAATAATCTTCGTACATCTGTCTTCTAAACTGTCCCATATTATTTTGATTTAAAAATTATTGCCATTTTGTGTTATTGTTCTGTGCCTCTCTATCCATATATTTTTGGATCTTTTTTTGTTCCCATTCACTGCTGAAAAAAATATCAGGACCAAATACGGTGAAAGCATGAATGACTAAAGCTACTCCCCAGCAGATCGCTGTCGAATAAGTACGCCAGTCTAACAATCCGTTTTCATAAACACTATGACTGAAATAATCTCTGTTTAAATTAGAAACTATAATGATGGCATTCACAATCAAATACACTTTTAAGTGTGTGTAAAAGCCTTTGATTTTCTTCACTTTTCTGTAGGCTAAATTATAACTTTCGTCTGTACTAATTTCATCCTTGTAAACTTCGTACCTGTCTCTTCTATATCGTCTCATTTTACTATAATTATTGCCATTTATTTTTATTCTCTCTCTCTTTTTCCATCAGTTCTTTGATCTTTTTCTCTTCCCAGTCTTTTCCGAGAACCGGAAACACTTTAAAAACTTTCAGACCGTGAAAAACCACTCCAACTCCCCACCACATTAAGGGCCAGTAAAACCATAAATGCCTTGGTGATGTATAAAGATTGATAAAAATCAGAACAAGATTTACAATAACGTATGCGGTTAAATTGCCATAGAAACCTTTGATTTCCTCCACTCTCTTCTTGGCGAGGTAATATTTATCCTCTTCATTCAAATTTACTTCCATGATTACTCCCATTTTTGTTTTTTTTCTTTTTTCTCTAAGATGCTCTTCATTTTACGCTCTTCCCACTCTTCTCCAAAAATTTTAAAAGAAGCGAATATCTCTATTGCCGATACCACAAAAACAGTGGTCCAGATACTCATGACAAATCCGTTCAGATATTGTACAGGAAAAATATTAAGTGGAAGTCCAAAATAATCTTTTAAAATATAAAGTATAAGACCTGCACTATAGAAAATCACATGGGTGTAAAAAGCCTTTAACTTCACCACCTTTTTACTTGCCATCTTTTGAAGTTCGAAATCTTCCTGTTCCTTATTAAAATTAGTTTCCATAATTATTCTCAGGTTTTCTTAATTTTTCTTTTTCCAAAATTTCTTTGATTTTCTTCTCTTCCCAATCTTTACTGAAAAAGGGCGGAATATCAAACACTGTCAGTCCATGAATGACTACTCCTACTCCCCAACCCAAAACGCACCAGACAAACCATAAATATTCAGGAGAGGTTATAAGATTTATTGTTATCAGAATAATGTTTACCATAATGAAAACCGCCAGATGCTCGTAAAACTCTCTAATTTCTTTTACTTTTTTCTTGGCCTGATAAAAACGTTCTGCTTCTATAAAATCCTTTTCCATGGCTACTTCCAGTTTTTTTGTTTGTTTTCACGTTCCAGAATCTCTCTTATTTTTCGTTCTTCCCAATCTGAGCTGTACCCAAATACTTTAAAAGCATGCATGACAACTCCAAACCCCCAACCTAAAGCCGAGAACCAAAACCACTGAAATCCAGGAGAGTACCTCAAATTTATAAAAATTAAAAATGGTACCACACAACAATATGAAATTACGTTACCGTAAAAACCTTTTAGTTCCTCTACTCTTTTCTTAGCTCTGAAATAAGCTTTATTTTCATCGCTATATTCTGCACTTGTTTCCATAACTGTAATTTGTTTGGTTAAAATTGGAATTTTTACAGTGAAATTTTCTTCGTTTTGTTCAATCAGAACCTTTCTATTAGTTACAATTGAATATCGGTTAACAATGTTCTGCAATCCTACTCCCTGTCTGTCCTGTAAAACTTCTTTCTTCTGAAAATCATTTTGTATCGCCAGATAATCTCCCTCTACAAAAATCCTGATATGCAACGGTTTTTGCTCGCTAACGATATTGTGTTTTACCGTATTCTCTAATAAAAGCTGCAAGGATAGCGGAACTACTTTTGCATCGGGATTAATATTTGTCGTTGGTAATTCATAAAACAAACTGTTCTCGAATCGCATTTTAAGCAAATTCATATAGGTTTTAGCAAACGACAGTTCATCTTCAACAGAAACCAGCTCTTTGTCTTTTTGCTCTAAAACATAGCGATAGATTTTAGACAAAGATGTTGTAAATCGTTGTGCATTATCCGGGTTTTCTTCAATTAAAGAACTAAGAACGTTTAAACTGTTAAAAAGAAAATGTGGGTCTATTTGATTTTTTAAACTTTCGAATTTAGCATTTGCCGTTCCTGCAATAATTTTTTGCTGTGTTACCTCAAATTTGGATGCCTGTTTCCACTTCACCATAAAGCTTCGGGCCTGCATAAAAGTGGATACTCCGAGAGACAGAATCACATAAAAGAGGTGAGCCCAAATCATCCTTTCACTAAAAAACTGATCCGGCGGAAGATGCTGAACAAATACACAAACAACATAATTGATTCCCAAAACAACCGGAACGGTATACAATATAGTAATCAAAATTCCGTAGTACACCCTTAGATTGGTTTGTTCCAGCCAATCCCACTTTTTGTCTAAAAGAACGTTAATAAATCCATTGCCAAAGCCCAGTCCGAAAGAATAAAGGCAGCTTATTCCAAACGTATACAATACATTTTTCACGTTTAAATCGGTGCCTAAAAAAGCGCAGAACAAAACGGTAAAGACCATAGAAATCTTGAAACACATAAGAGTTCCACTTTTTAATTCAGCAAACGAGTTTCTATGATCTTTCATTCTATTCTTTTGGTATTAAATTATTTTTTACAATTCTTTTGCGTTTCCAAAGCTCTTTCTAATCCCCATTTTGGAGAAAAAGGTGTCGCTGGTTTAAAAGTAGCAAAAAGTTCGACAGCTTTATCCACTTGTGCACATAACGGTTTGGTATCAACCCCTGACCATTTTGCTCCTCCAATCTGATAATCCGCTTCACCAAAAACAATTCTCGGATTATTCGGATCTATCGCTTTTCCTTTTGCATAAGCTTCCATCACCTTAGCCGAATATTTCATTCCGTTTGTCATTGGATCAGCTACTACCCACGCTGTATAGATTAGAGCCTGCATTGCATATAATTCGGCATTATTTTGATCCTTAATAAATTCCGTATCCAGTGCATCTTGCGCTTTCGTCAGCAGCAAATCGATTTTCGTTTTATCTTTTTCAGAAAATGCTGCTGTAGTGTTGATTAAGGCTACATAGTAATTTGGCAGGTAACTGTTTTTTTCTGCTGCTGCAATTCTTTCAAACATAGCCGAAGCTTCCGTATTTTTTCCTTCTTTCCAAAGCCCGAAAGCTTTTCCCATTCCTTGTTCAAATTGTGTTTGTGCAGATATTAAACTGCAGATAAATAAAGTAATAATGGTAATAATCTTGGTCATGATTTCTTGTTTTTAAAGTTGTTAAATATTTTAAATTTTGATAATCTAAGTTTTTATTGATGATTAAAACTCTTTTTTTTTAGGTTCAAAGGTTCAGAGTTCCAAAGCGGCAAAGTTTTTATTTTCTTATCCGTTAACCTTTGTCTATTTGTTCCTTTTAATTTATACTTCAAAAGTATATCGGATTTTATTCTTTTAAAATTAAATGATACCGAGTTGTTGATTTTGATGACTGAATTGTTTTTTTCTGAGGTGCAAAGATGCAAAGCTACAAAGGTTCAAAGATTCTAAACCTGGCTAAAGTATTTCTTGCACGAACCTAATTATGTCCTTCAATTTTCAAAACCTTTGGACCTCTGCATCTTTGAACCTTTGTAACTATAAAGCTTTAAAGATTCTTCAACTGATTCTCGTTTTTATTCTGACTGATGGTCCAGAAGAAACCAACGAAGAAAAAGCGATCTGCGGTTGGTATAATGGCTTGTCTGTTATAAACTCCGTTGGTATCGGGATTTCTTGCGTAATCATATCCAAAAACATTTTGAGTTCCCAATACATTTGAAACAGAGAAATACAGGATTTTTTGAGTGGTTAATAAATAGGCCCAGTTGAAGCTCAAACTATTATACGCTTTTGTTCTTCCATTCATGAACTGTGTCTGATTTGGATCGTTGTACGGACGTCCGGAGCTGAAACTGTTCGTAAAACCAATCTGAGATTTCCAATCGGTAATAAAATATTTGGTTACGACAGACAGAGTATGATGAGCCACAAAACCAGGAGTTACCATCGCTGGAAAATTCTTGTACTGTCTCTCTGAATCGATATAAGAATAAGAAATCCAGTATTCCAGGTTTTTATGCAGATTGCTGTCTCTCCAAAACAAATCCAATCCTTTTGCATAGCCCGAACCGTTGTTGTTGAAAACCGAATTATACTGAATATCTCTCGTATTGTATTGTACTAAATTGCTATAGTCTTTATAGTAAGCCTCTGCTCTAAAAGTTTGCCCCGGTTTGGTGAACTGATAATTCAAGATATAATGTCTCGCTTTTTCACTTTCAAACTGATGGTATTTAGAGTATTTAATATAATCGACTACTGGTGTCTGTGTAAAATCTCCGTAAGCAAATGAAAACTGACTCGTTTTCGAAATTTTATAAGCCAAAGAAGCT
This window encodes:
- a CDS encoding COX15/CtaA family protein, which produces MKKENKSVIIWLLSGCVLLFLMVVVGGITRLTNSGLSMTDWHLVTDTFPPLTEAKWNEAFEQYKKFPEYQKINIHNDFQLSDYKFIYFWEWFHRFIGRIIGLVFFVPFVYFLIRKKLDRPTINKCIVLLAMGGFQGFLGWFMVRSGLIDNPDVSHFRLSLHLTFAFITFAYTLWVALDLIYPERNVYKIIPLRNIARIALVALLIQIIYGGFVAGLNAGLIHNHWPLMSDGQFIHDSVFIEQSTLVKNLIEGKSGVQFVHRTFAYVVVALILFLYYKGTQVSLTRNQSKGINVLLVFVFIQFLLGVFTLLYSVPLALGLIHQIMAFFLLSAMTYTLHRLSK
- a CDS encoding LytR/AlgR family response regulator transcription factor; its protein translation is MTTLIIEDEKPAARLLQRKLEKLDIAVKTMLHSVEESVYWFENNEHPDLIFLDIQLSDGLSFEIFEKINIQSAIIFTTAYDEYALKAFKLNSIDYLLKPIDEDDLEVAVAKFRTRLPKTTADTSNLQLDFEQIRQMLSNPFEKNYKKRFTVKIGQHLKVITTDEIECFFSENKGTYIHTFDNRNYLIDSTLEILEQEIDKKDFFRVSRKFIVPLTAIKEIQVYTNSRLKVILPTYKEDEVIVSREKVQDFKNWLG
- a CDS encoding 2TM domain-containing protein; the encoded protein is MGQFRRQMYEDYSHEFSTDESFNLAYKKVKRIKGFYSHLRVYILVNIIIIVSSLNQSYVGDHFVIRGFRDWEIYSTAFFWGIALVIHGISVFGPDVFFNRDWEQKKIQKIMKKEAENKNKWK
- a CDS encoding 2TM domain-containing protein; protein product: MRRYRRDRYEVYKDEISTDESYNLAYRKVKKIKGFYTHLKVYLIVNAIIIVSNLNRDYFSHSVYENGLLDWRTYSTAICWGVALVIHAFTVFGPDIFFSSEWEQKKIQKYMDREAQNNNTKWQ
- a CDS encoding 2TM domain-containing protein is translated as MEVNLNEEDKYYLAKKRVEEIKGFYGNLTAYVIVNLVLIFINLYTSPRHLWFYWPLMWWGVGVVFHGLKVFKVFPVLGKDWEEKKIKELMEKERENKNKWQ
- a CDS encoding 2TM domain-containing protein; its protein translation is METNFNKEQEDFELQKMASKKVVKLKAFYTHVIFYSAGLILYILKDYFGLPLNIFPVQYLNGFVMSIWTTVFVVSAIEIFASFKIFGEEWEERKMKSILEKKEKKQKWE
- a CDS encoding 2TM domain-containing protein, whose translation is MEKDFIEAERFYQAKKKVKEIREFYEHLAVFIMVNIILITINLITSPEYLWFVWCVLGWGVGVVIHGLTVFDIPPFFSKDWEEKKIKEILEKEKLRKPENNYGN
- a CDS encoding 2TM domain-containing protein, with protein sequence MKDHRNSFAELKSGTLMCFKISMVFTVLFCAFLGTDLNVKNVLYTFGISCLYSFGLGFGNGFINVLLDKKWDWLEQTNLRVYYGILITILYTVPVVLGINYVVCVFVQHLPPDQFFSERMIWAHLFYVILSLGVSTFMQARSFMVKWKQASKFEVTQQKIIAGTANAKFESLKNQIDPHFLFNSLNVLSSLIEENPDNAQRFTTSLSKIYRYVLEQKDKELVSVEDELSFAKTYMNLLKMRFENSLFYELPTTNINPDAKVVPLSLQLLLENTVKHNIVSEQKPLHIRIFVEGDYLAIQNDFQKKEVLQDRQGVGLQNIVNRYSIVTNRKVLIEQNEENFTVKIPILTKQITVMETSAEYSDENKAYFRAKKRVEELKGFYGNVISYCCVVPFLIFINLRYSPGFQWFWFSALGWGFGVVMHAFKVFGYSSDWEERKIREILERENKQKNWK